The Pseudomonas baetica genome includes a region encoding these proteins:
- a CDS encoding response regulator — MRLLLVEDDRGVGQGIRVALGGEGYTLDWLQDGASALHALRSERFDLLLLDLGLPRLDGLDLLRQIRAEQQSLPVLILTARDGTPDRIAGLDAGADDYLVKPFDVDELKARVRALLRRSQGRAQPLLEHGQISLDPSTQQVSFNGVEIAMTPMEYQLLHQLMIRPGKVVTRERLSSTLYGWQDKVESNTLEVLIHNLRKKLSAELIRTVRGVGYRIETAS; from the coding sequence ATGCGCCTGCTCCTCGTGGAAGATGACCGTGGTGTAGGCCAGGGCATTCGTGTCGCCCTCGGCGGCGAAGGCTATACGCTGGACTGGCTACAGGACGGCGCGAGCGCGTTACATGCATTGCGCAGCGAGCGCTTTGACTTACTGTTGCTCGACCTTGGCCTGCCGCGCCTGGACGGTCTCGACTTGCTGCGCCAGATTCGCGCGGAGCAACAGTCTTTGCCCGTCCTGATCCTGACCGCACGCGACGGCACGCCGGACCGCATCGCCGGGCTGGACGCCGGTGCCGATGACTATCTGGTCAAACCCTTCGATGTGGACGAGCTCAAGGCTCGGGTTCGCGCGCTGCTGCGGCGCAGTCAGGGCCGTGCGCAACCGTTGCTGGAGCACGGGCAAATCAGCCTGGACCCTTCGACGCAGCAAGTCAGCTTCAATGGCGTTGAAATCGCCATGACGCCCATGGAGTATCAGCTCCTCCATCAACTGATGATCCGGCCCGGTAAAGTCGTGACCCGCGAACGTTTGTCGTCGACGCTTTACGGCTGGCAAGACAAGGTGGAGAGCAACACATTGGAGGTGTTGATCCACAACCTGCGCAAGAAACTCTCCGCTGAATTGATACGCACCGTGCGCGGTGTCGGCTACCGGATCGAGACTGCGTCATGA
- a CDS encoding ATP-binding protein, with protein sequence MSSVRARILVPVLLLLLLGDLTISWLALRDRHTEIEEVYDAQLAQSARLLQGVLRQRPPGETDLDRLYQAFDEAMSRVGGGEAAHPYETRLTFQIWRNTGELLVRSAEAPELDGPPATEGSHDFLKDGNDWCGFLLVDAQQGLLIWVGERDDVRQDLIQRIVRHTLWPTVIGVPLLAIAIWLAIGWGMRPLQFMASVIRRREPESLESLNLSPLPRELEPMQTALNRLLIQIENLLDRERCFIADAAHELRTPLTILRIHAQNAKQAQLPEQREEALDYLVHGVDRATRIASQLLTMARLEPKIKHDELQTCDLGSLVREELAELTPLAAEKKVELVFDGVEDFRLHSDPAAITVAFQNLLTNALNFAPANSEIRVILDRAHDGEAELRVEDRGPGIDEKNASRLLERFYSNGHSNGAGLGLAIVEMIVKKLDSSLQIGNLPDGGCCAQLRLRSLVELKVHAPG encoded by the coding sequence ATGAGCTCAGTTCGCGCGCGCATCCTCGTCCCCGTGTTACTCCTGTTACTGTTGGGCGACCTGACCATCAGTTGGTTGGCGTTACGCGATCGCCACACCGAAATTGAAGAGGTGTACGACGCACAGCTGGCGCAAAGCGCGCGCTTGCTGCAAGGCGTTCTGCGTCAACGGCCGCCAGGTGAAACGGACCTTGACCGGCTGTATCAGGCTTTCGACGAAGCCATGAGTCGAGTGGGTGGTGGTGAAGCCGCACATCCTTATGAAACCCGTTTGACGTTCCAGATCTGGCGCAACACGGGCGAACTTCTAGTGCGTTCCGCGGAGGCACCGGAGCTGGACGGCCCGCCCGCTACAGAGGGCTCACATGACTTTCTCAAAGACGGTAATGACTGGTGTGGCTTCCTGCTGGTCGATGCCCAGCAAGGCCTGTTGATCTGGGTCGGCGAGCGTGACGACGTGCGTCAGGACCTGATTCAACGCATCGTTCGCCATACCCTTTGGCCTACGGTGATTGGTGTACCGCTACTCGCCATCGCCATCTGGCTGGCGATTGGCTGGGGGATGCGCCCCCTGCAATTCATGGCCAGCGTCATCCGTCGACGCGAGCCGGAGAGCCTTGAGTCGCTGAACCTGTCGCCACTGCCCCGAGAGCTGGAGCCGATGCAGACCGCGCTAAATCGCCTGTTGATCCAGATCGAAAATCTGCTGGATCGAGAGCGTTGTTTTATCGCGGATGCGGCACACGAATTACGCACCCCACTGACCATCCTGCGCATCCACGCGCAAAACGCCAAACAGGCGCAACTGCCTGAACAACGCGAAGAAGCGCTGGATTATCTGGTGCATGGCGTCGACCGCGCGACGCGCATCGCCAGTCAGTTGCTGACTATGGCGCGCCTTGAGCCGAAGATAAAACACGATGAACTGCAGACCTGCGACCTGGGCAGTCTGGTCCGTGAGGAACTCGCCGAACTGACGCCATTGGCAGCCGAGAAAAAAGTCGAGTTGGTATTCGATGGCGTCGAGGACTTCCGGTTACACAGTGATCCGGCGGCCATCACCGTCGCCTTCCAGAACCTGCTGACCAACGCCCTTAACTTCGCTCCGGCCAACAGTGAGATACGGGTCATTCTTGACCGCGCTCATGACGGCGAGGCCGAGCTGCGCGTCGAGGACAGGGGGCCGGGCATCGACGAAAAAAACGCATCCCGCCTGCTGGAGCGTTTCTACAGCAATGGCCATAGCAATGGCGCAGGGCTGGGATTAGCCATCGTCGAGATGATCGTCAAAAAACTCGACAGCAGCCTGCAAATCGGCAACCTTCCAGATGGCGGGTGTTGTGCGCAGTTGCGGCTTCGGAGCCTGGTAGAACTGAAGGTGCACGCTCCGGGCTGA
- a CDS encoding IS110 family transposase produces MARKNQKRFEIVHHDCAGIDVGSREHWVAVNPDRSDPPVRKFLTFTDDLIALADWLESLKIKVVAMEATGVYWIPLFEVLDARGFEVYLVNSRATRQTSGRKSDVLDCQWIWQLMTHGLLSGAFRPADEICSMRSLVRQRANKVADQAKTINRMQKALSQMNIQLANVISDISGVTGMKILQAINQGERDPHALAALRDRRIKADHATIARSLHGNWRMEHLHALRQELACYDFLETQIAECDRAIAQALERLPVRQEEVPAACKALRNTHRSAAQQTALHQALGQVMGVDLTAIPTIGVDTALVLASELGPDLSRFPTSQHFCSWLGVAPPTRISGGKPLPGRAPKVINRAAQALKQSASNARNDKSFIGASHRARLSRMDTGCAIKATAHQLARLIYAMLTKGQPYVEQGLEAYEEKSRSRQLRALERKARKLGMQLVMAG; encoded by the coding sequence ATGGCGCGCAAGAACCAAAAACGCTTTGAGATTGTTCATCACGACTGCGCCGGCATCGATGTGGGTAGTCGTGAGCATTGGGTCGCGGTCAATCCTGATCGATCCGATCCGCCTGTTCGTAAATTTTTGACCTTCACCGATGACCTGATCGCGCTGGCCGACTGGCTTGAGTCGTTGAAGATCAAAGTGGTGGCCATGGAGGCGACCGGCGTTTATTGGATTCCTCTTTTCGAAGTGCTCGATGCCCGGGGATTCGAGGTTTATCTGGTCAACTCGCGGGCGACGCGACAGACCTCCGGCCGCAAATCCGATGTTCTGGATTGCCAGTGGATCTGGCAACTGATGACGCACGGCCTGTTGAGCGGGGCTTTTCGTCCAGCCGATGAAATTTGCTCGATGCGCTCGCTGGTACGGCAACGTGCCAATAAAGTCGCCGATCAAGCCAAAACCATCAACCGCATGCAGAAAGCCCTGAGCCAGATGAACATCCAGCTGGCCAATGTTATCAGCGACATTAGCGGCGTGACCGGGATGAAAATCCTCCAGGCAATAAATCAGGGTGAGCGCGATCCTCACGCTCTAGCCGCCTTGCGAGATCGGCGTATCAAGGCAGACCACGCCACCATCGCCCGCAGCCTGCACGGCAATTGGCGCATGGAGCACCTGCATGCACTACGTCAGGAACTGGCGTGCTACGACTTTCTGGAAACACAAATCGCCGAGTGCGACAGGGCCATCGCACAAGCGCTTGAACGACTGCCCGTGCGTCAGGAAGAAGTCCCAGCGGCGTGTAAAGCGCTTCGCAACACTCATCGCTCGGCTGCGCAACAGACGGCCCTGCATCAGGCATTGGGCCAGGTGATGGGCGTGGATTTAACCGCCATCCCCACGATCGGGGTGGATACCGCGCTGGTGCTGGCCAGCGAGTTGGGCCCGGACTTGTCACGCTTCCCGACCTCACAACACTTTTGCTCATGGTTGGGTGTCGCGCCGCCAACCCGAATATCGGGCGGCAAACCTCTTCCGGGCAGAGCACCGAAGGTCATCAATCGAGCGGCTCAAGCGCTCAAGCAATCGGCTTCTAACGCCCGAAACGACAAAAGTTTTATCGGTGCCAGCCACCGGGCACGCTTAAGCAGAATGGATACGGGCTGCGCCATCAAAGCAACCGCCCATCAACTGGCTCGGCTGATTTACGCCATGCTGACCAAGGGACAGCCGTATGTTGAGCAAGGTTTGGAAGCTTACGAAGAAAAAAGCCGCAGCCGGCAACTGCGCGCCTTGGAACGCAAGGCACGCAAGCTGGGGATGCAGTTGGTGATGGCTGGATAG
- a CDS encoding DUF6124 family protein, whose protein sequence is MKKPTPNPPEADNTTPYEAAGSKKFHEAAERALDHYLKPNATTLRFHKPSTMFQVAPGQDNESLLVHACESLAQANIMSSDIAAYVDLPQRRTILAIQQIIMLAELAVNRVLDNHEIPQSAPHN, encoded by the coding sequence ATGAAAAAGCCAACACCCAATCCGCCCGAAGCGGATAACACCACGCCTTACGAAGCCGCCGGCTCGAAGAAATTCCACGAAGCCGCCGAGCGCGCCCTCGACCACTACCTCAAACCCAACGCCACCACCCTGAGGTTCCACAAACCCAGCACCATGTTCCAGGTCGCCCCGGGGCAAGACAACGAAAGCCTCCTCGTCCACGCCTGCGAATCACTGGCACAAGCCAACATCATGAGCAGCGACATCGCCGCCTACGTCGACCTTCCGCAGCGGCGCACGATTCTCGCGATCCAGCAGATCATCATGCTCGCGGAACTGGCCGTGAACCGCGTCCTGGATAACCACGAAATCCCCCAATCTGCGCCACACAACTAA
- a CDS encoding 2-hydroxyacid dehydrogenase yields MKKTVLAFSRITPPMIEHLQQDFDVIVPNPKNGDINTQFNEALPHAHGLIGVGRKLGKAQLETATKLEVVSSVSVGYDNYDLDYFNERAIMLTNTPDVLTESTADLAFTLIMSSARRVAELDAWTKAGQWQASVGAPLFGTDVHGKTLGIVGMGNIGAAVARRGRFGFNMPIIYSGNSRKTDLEQELGAQFRSLDQLLAEADFVCLVVPLSDKTRHLISHRELALMKPSAILVNISRGPVVDEPALIEALKNNRIRGAGLDVYEKEPLAESPLFQLKNAVTLPHIGSATHETREAMANRALANLRSALLGERPQDLVNPQVWRG; encoded by the coding sequence ATGAAAAAAACAGTCCTGGCCTTCAGCCGCATCACCCCCCCCATGATCGAACACCTGCAACAAGACTTCGACGTCATCGTCCCCAACCCGAAAAACGGCGACATCAACACCCAATTCAACGAAGCCCTGCCCCACGCCCACGGCCTGATCGGCGTCGGCCGCAAACTCGGCAAAGCCCAACTCGAAACCGCCACCAAACTGGAAGTGGTCTCAAGTGTCTCGGTCGGCTACGACAACTACGACCTCGACTACTTCAATGAACGCGCGATCATGCTCACCAACACCCCGGACGTGCTCACCGAAAGCACCGCCGACCTGGCCTTCACCCTGATCATGAGCAGCGCCCGCCGCGTCGCCGAACTCGACGCCTGGACCAAGGCCGGCCAATGGCAAGCCAGCGTCGGCGCACCGCTGTTCGGCACTGACGTCCACGGCAAAACCCTCGGCATCGTCGGCATGGGCAACATCGGCGCCGCCGTTGCCCGCCGCGGCCGGTTCGGCTTCAACATGCCGATCATCTACAGCGGTAACAGCCGCAAGACTGACCTCGAACAAGAACTCGGCGCACAATTTCGCAGCCTCGACCAACTCCTCGCCGAAGCCGATTTCGTCTGCCTGGTGGTGCCACTCAGCGACAAGACCCGCCACCTCATCAGCCATCGCGAACTGGCCCTGATGAAGCCGAGCGCGATCCTGGTGAACATCTCCCGCGGCCCGGTAGTCGATGAGCCAGCGCTGATCGAAGCCCTGAAAAACAACCGCATTCGCGGCGCAGGCCTGGACGTCTACGAGAAAGAACCGTTGGCCGAGTCGCCACTGTTCCAGCTGAAAAATGCCGTGACGCTGCCGCACATCGGCTCAGCCACCCACGAAACCCGCGAAGCCATGGCCAACCGCGCGTTGGCCAATCTGCGCAGTGCATTGCTCGGCGAACGCCCGCAAGACCTGGTAAACCCGCAAGTCTGGCGCGGCTGA
- a CDS encoding DUF2165 family protein produces MNTLTTDRLIRYSKVILMAYISFFGLLVMIHNFTDYDSNYTYVAHILSMDTTTASETIKYRAIESPMIHHRIYWFIITLEVTYTVLCLIGTYQLYRNINASAEIFHEAKKFSIMGILAAIFIYYVCLQTVGVEWFDMDTSQSWNAKDWARHIVDFIFPVMIYITLKVER; encoded by the coding sequence TTGAATACCCTGACCACCGACAGACTTATCCGTTACAGCAAAGTCATATTAATGGCTTACATAAGTTTCTTTGGCCTGCTGGTGATGATCCACAATTTCACCGACTATGATTCCAACTACACTTACGTGGCGCACATCCTGAGTATGGACACCACCACGGCCAGTGAAACCATCAAGTATCGGGCCATCGAATCGCCGATGATTCATCACCGGATCTACTGGTTCATTATCACCCTGGAAGTCACGTATACCGTGTTGTGCCTGATAGGCACCTATCAGCTCTATCGCAACATCAACGCCTCCGCCGAAATATTCCACGAGGCAAAAAAGTTCTCGATCATGGGCATACTGGCGGCAATCTTTATTTATTACGTTTGCCTGCAAACCGTGGGGGTGGAATGGTTTGACATGGACACTTCGCAATCATGGAATGCCAAGGACTGGGCACGGCATATCGTTGATTTCATCTTCCCTGTCATGATTTACATCACCTTGAAAGTCGAGCGCTGA
- a CDS encoding DMT family transporter: MNLSLYLLTVLIWGTTWIALKWQLGVVAIPVSIVYRFGLAALVLFVLLLLSRRLQPMNRRGHLICVAQGLCLFCVNFMCFLTASQWIPSGLVAVVFSTATLWNALNARLFFGQRIARNVLMGGALGLFGLGMLFWPELAGHQASPQTLLGLGLALCGTLCFSAGNMLSSLQQKAGLKPLTTNAWGMAYGAAMLSVWCLVKGIPFDMDWSPRYVGALLYLVIPGSVIGFTAYLTLVGRMGPERAAYCTVLFPVVALNVSAFAEGYQWTAPALVGLVLVMLGNVLVFRKPKAVVPPISGKLA, encoded by the coding sequence ATGAATCTGTCGTTGTATCTGTTGACCGTGCTGATCTGGGGCACCACCTGGATTGCCCTGAAATGGCAACTGGGCGTGGTGGCGATTCCAGTGTCGATCGTTTATCGCTTTGGCCTCGCGGCGCTGGTGCTGTTCGTTTTACTGTTGCTCAGCCGTCGCTTGCAACCGATGAACCGGCGCGGCCATTTGATCTGCGTGGCTCAGGGCTTGTGCCTTTTTTGCGTCAACTTCATGTGCTTTCTCACCGCCAGTCAGTGGATTCCCAGCGGTCTGGTGGCGGTGGTGTTCTCCACCGCGACCTTGTGGAACGCGCTCAATGCGCGGCTGTTCTTCGGCCAGCGAATTGCCCGCAATGTGTTGATGGGCGGGGCGCTGGGTCTGTTCGGCCTAGGCATGTTGTTCTGGCCGGAACTCGCCGGCCATCAGGCCAGCCCGCAAACCTTGCTTGGCCTGGGACTGGCCCTGTGCGGCACGTTGTGCTTCTCGGCGGGCAATATGCTCTCGAGCCTGCAACAGAAGGCTGGCCTCAAACCCTTGACCACCAATGCCTGGGGCATGGCTTATGGGGCGGCGATGCTGTCGGTGTGGTGTCTGGTCAAAGGCATACCCTTTGACATGGACTGGTCGCCGCGCTACGTCGGTGCGCTGCTGTATCTGGTCATTCCGGGCTCGGTGATCGGTTTCACCGCGTATCTGACGTTGGTCGGGCGCATGGGGCCGGAGCGCGCGGCTTATTGCACGGTGTTGTTCCCGGTGGTGGCGCTGAACGTTTCGGCGTTTGCCGAGGGTTACCAGTGGACAGCTCCGGCGCTGGTCGGTCTGGTATTGGTGATGCTGGGCAACGTGCTGGTGTTTCGCAAACCGAAAGCGGTGGTACCGCCGATCTCGGGAAAGTTGGCGTGA
- a CDS encoding AraC family transcriptional regulator: protein MAAIDTLQVFQALNRSPNARLVHSAELGDGLSAALWTNHHDAREYEAPSHHTLSYYIAGGTGTFRRGQPGHKGGPDKLCILPADHESGWVINGDIRLAHLYFSAEQFALGCVTLLDREPREMQLREQTFLEDPQQAQRFRQLLTLNWDEPAERLLTSSLAHELISHTLLSQVGARQGLRLKGGLAPHQRRQLVEFIDAQFAEPISLGQLAGLCALSEYHFARMFRVSFGLPPHQYVLARRLSRARELLRGTTLPLGEIALACGFASASHFTNRFKQVLGGTPGEYRQAFLR from the coding sequence ATGGCCGCCATCGATACGCTGCAAGTCTTTCAAGCACTTAACCGCTCGCCGAACGCACGCCTTGTGCACAGCGCCGAGCTCGGTGACGGCTTGTCTGCAGCCTTGTGGACCAATCACCACGACGCCCGAGAATACGAAGCACCGAGCCATCACACCCTTTCCTACTACATCGCCGGCGGCACCGGTACGTTTCGCCGAGGGCAACCGGGCCACAAGGGTGGGCCGGACAAGCTGTGCATACTGCCGGCCGACCACGAATCAGGCTGGGTGATCAATGGCGATATTCGCCTGGCGCACCTGTATTTCAGTGCCGAACAATTCGCCCTCGGTTGCGTGACGCTGCTTGATCGTGAACCGCGTGAGATGCAGTTGCGCGAGCAGACCTTTCTCGAAGACCCGCAGCAGGCACAGCGCTTTCGACAATTGCTCACCCTCAATTGGGACGAGCCGGCCGAACGTCTGCTGACCAGCAGCCTTGCCCACGAATTGATCAGCCACACCTTGCTCAGTCAGGTCGGCGCACGTCAGGGCTTGCGCCTCAAGGGCGGACTGGCGCCGCATCAGCGTCGGCAGTTGGTGGAGTTCATCGATGCGCAGTTTGCCGAGCCGATCAGCCTCGGGCAACTGGCCGGATTGTGTGCGCTGTCGGAATACCACTTTGCGCGGATGTTTCGCGTGAGCTTCGGCCTGCCGCCGCATCAGTATGTGCTGGCACGACGCTTGAGCCGGGCGCGAGAGTTGTTGCGCGGCACGACGTTACCGTTGGGGGAGATTGCGCTGGCGTGCGGGTTTGCCAGTGCTAGCCATTTCACCAATCGCTTCAAGCAGGTTTTAGGCGGGACGCCCGGCGAATATCGGCAGGCGTTTTTGCGTTAG